In the genome of Capra hircus breed San Clemente chromosome 5, ASM170441v1, whole genome shotgun sequence, one region contains:
- the SYCP3 gene encoding synaptonemal complex protein 3: MVPSGRKHSGKSAKPSVGDQAIRAYEFEQEDKKDLSGSEEEAIEEKTSTLEKHGKKRTSAVVEDMGGEVQNMLERFGADINKSLLAKRKRLEMYTKASLKTSNQKLENVWKIQQEQRQKLNQEYSQQFLTLFQQWDMDMQKAEEQEEKLANLFRQQQKVFQQSRIVQSQRLKTIRQLYEQFIKSMEDLEKNHENLLTGAQNELKKEMALLQKKIMMETQQQEMASVRKSLQSMLF; encoded by the exons ATGGTGCCTTCTGGAAGAAAACATTCCGGGAAGTCTGCGAAACCATCCGTGGGGGATCAGGCTATAAGAGcctatgaatttgagcaagaagACAAAAAAGATCTGAGTGGTTCAGAGGAGGAGGCCATTGAAG AGAAGACCTCAACACTTGAGAAACATGGGAAGAAAAGGACTTCTGCAGTAGTTGAAGATATGGG GGGTGAAGTACAGAATATGCTGGAAAGATTTGGAG cTGATATTAACAAGTCTCTTCTTGCCAAGAGAAAGAGACTAGAAATGTATACCAAGGCTTCTCTCAAAACCAGTAACCAGAAACTTGAAAATGTTTGGAAAATCCAACAAGAGCAAAG GCAAAAGCTTAACCAAGAATATTCTCAGCAGTTTCTGACTTTGTTCCAGCAGTGGGATATGGATATGCAGAAAGCTGAGGAACAAGAAGAAAAACTTGCT AATCTGTTTCGACAGCAACAAAAGGTTTTCCAACAATCTAGAATTGTTCAGAGCCAGAGACTGAAAACAATTAGACAGTTGTATGAGCAGTTCATAAAG AGTATGGAGGACTTGGAGAAGAATCATGAAAATCTACTTACTGGTGCacaaaatgaacttaaaaaagaaatggctttgttgcaaaaaaaaattatgatggaAACT cagcagcaagagatggcaagtgtCCGAAAGTCTCTTCAATCCATGTTATTCTGA